GCTCGATGCGCTCTCCGAGGAGGCGAATCCACTGCTCGGGATGGCCGAACCGTCTGACGTTTCCCACATCGAAGTACGCGCCAACTGGTCCAGCATCTCCCGCTCTGTCGATGAATTCGGCGAACTCAAGCGGTGAGAGCAGAAAGTCGTTCCAGACGTTCTCGATACAGATGGTCACTCCGTACTCGTCACCCGTTCGAGCCAACGTCTGAACCGCACTGAGCGCGCGGTCGTAGGCCTCGTCATATGACGTCTCCTGGTCGACGACGGCCGGAACGATGAGCACTGCACCGGCACCGAGCGCATCCGCGACTTCGATCATTCGTTCTGCTGCTTCGATGCCAGCCGAGCGCGTCTCCTTGTCCGCGCTCGACAGCTGACGGTCCCAGTGGAGTGTCGTCGAAACCGCTGGAACCGAGAGATCGAGGTCGTTGGTTTGCTGAGAGAACGCATCGACCGCCTCGTCGTCCCACAGTGGTCCGTCGGCGGTCAGATTCGGTTCAATGCCGTCGTAGCCAACGTCTGCGAGGAGCGTTGCATTCTCCGCAAGTTCAGCTCTCGGAAAGCCCATCTGATTCAGTGCAAACTTCATGCGCTCATCACTCCCGTCTCAACCGAGTTATAGATATGGCCGTTCTCCAGATAGCTTTAACACCTTCGGCGAGAGAGCGAGTGCGTGACAGTTTCAGTCGGATTTATCGGCGCAGGAGGCATCGCTTCGATCCATCTGGAAACATTCGACGCTGTGGTGGATGGATACGACATTGAACTCGCGGCGGTCGCTGACGTGGACGAAGAACGCGCACGGACCGCAGCGGATTCCCGTGACGGTACAGCATACACCGACGGCGAGGAACTGATCGAGTCGGAACCGCTCGACGCGCTCGTGGTCGCGGTCCCCCCGTTCGCCCACGGTAGTTACGAACGGATGGCGGCCGCACGCGACATCGATCTGTTCATCGAGAAACCGGTTGGCCTCTCACTAGACAGGGCACGAGAGACGGCCCAACACGTTGAAGAAGCTGGTATCCTCGCACAAGTTGGCTACGTCTGTCGGTACGGGCGAATAACAGAGCGAGCGCTGGAACTTCTCAACGGCCGTCGCGTCGGTCATATCGATAGCACCTACTGGGTATCACCTC
The nucleotide sequence above comes from Halocatena marina. Encoded proteins:
- a CDS encoding sugar phosphate isomerase/epimerase; amino-acid sequence: MKFALNQMGFPRAELAENATLLADVGYDGIEPNLTADGPLWDDEAVDAFSQQTNDLDLSVPAVSTTLHWDRQLSSADKETRSAGIEAAERMIEVADALGAGAVLIVPAVVDQETSYDEAYDRALSAVQTLARTGDEYGVTICIENVWNDFLLSPLEFAEFIDRAGDAGPVGAYFDVGNVRRFGHPEQWIRLLGERIERVHVKDYRTDIDTIDGFTYPLEGDIDWTAVVDTLDEIGYDGWVTAEVPPYRTAPERLPPRLLGDLVHLFSATEYTDR